The sequence TGATCCATACTGATGCCTCAGTACAGGATGTGAAAGGAAACTGTACAGGATACTGAACCAGTTTGGAAGGTCATCTTCCCTTTGATTGTGTATAAAATAAAGATCTCTATATCTGTATATCTGAGAGGCTCTATGTTCCAAATGACTTCCTAAATACCTGtttcacatccttgttcctcaggctgtaaatAAACGGTTTCCCCATAGATGTTATGACTGAGTAGAACATGGAGATCACCTTATCACCTTCATTCATTTTCTTGGAGTTTGGCCTCATGTAGGCAAAGATTGCTGAGCCATGGaagagaacaacaacaatgagatGGGAGCCACAGGTTGAGAAAACCTTGAGCCTCCCTTCTCCTGACTGCATCTGAATCACAGTAGAAATAGTATTCCAGTAAGAGACAAGGATGATAGAGACAGGAGCTAGAAGAATCACCACACCCATTGCAAAGATGGCCATTTCTGTGCTGTAGGtgtctgctgaagccagcttcagGAGGGCAggaggttcaaaaaaaaaaaaatggctaatgaTATGGTTCCCCTTGTAGGGCAGACGCAATGTGAATGTAGTGTCCACCAGAGACACAAATGTCCCACTGGCCCAGGGCCCTATGTCCAGCTGGACACAGACCCAATGAGTCATGATGGCAGAGTAGTGCAGGGGCTTGCAGACAGCCACATAGCAGTCATAGGACATCACTGCGAGCAATATACACTCTGTACACCCAACCAGAAGTAAAACAACTATCTGCATTGAACATCCAGCAAAGGAAATGGTTTTCCTCTTCACCAGGAAGCGGACTAGCACCTGGGGGACTATGGTAGTAGAAAAGCAGAGATCAGCAAAGGACAAATTTcttaggaaaaagtacatgggtgtgtggagccTTGAGTGCATGTGAATAAGCACAATGATGATCAGGTTTCCCAGCACAGTCAGCAGGTAGATGATCAGAAACAGGAAGAAGCGTAGGCCTTGCATCTGTGGATCACGTGAAAGGCCCAGGAAGACAAATTCAGTCACAAAGGTTTGGTTGTCTTCTCCCATGAATGTTTAGTCCTGCTCACAGGTCAGCACCAAGAGAGGAAGCACATATTGGTCAGTGATAAAACCTAAGAGTAACTTTGGTATTTTATCAACCGGTACCCAAAATTGCACTATTGTTTTCTACCTCCTAACAGCTTCCATATATCAAAAgactgagttttctttttcttcagtagttcTGAAAATTGAAAACCA comes from Elephas maximus indicus isolate mEleMax1 chromosome 7, mEleMax1 primary haplotype, whole genome shotgun sequence and encodes:
- the LOC126080085 gene encoding olfactory receptor 2D3-like, which gives rise to MGEDNQTFVTEFVFLGLSRDPQMQGLRFFLFLIIYLLTVLGNLIIIVLIHMHSRLHTPMYFFLRNLSFADLCFSTTIVPQVLVRFLVKRKTISFAGCSMQIVVLLLVGCTECILLAVMSYDCYVAVCKPLHYSAIMTHWVCVQLDIGPWASGTFVSLVDTTFTLRLPYKGNHIISHFFFFEPPALLKLASADTYSTEMAIFAMGVVILLAPVSIILVSYWNTISTVIQMQSGEGRLKVFSTCGSHLIVVVLFHGSAIFAYMRPNSKKMNEGDKVISMFYSVITSMGKPFIYSLRNKDVKQVFRKSFGT